The Fundidesulfovibrio terrae genomic sequence GCAGCATGGCAGGCGAGGTGCCCGAGGTGACGATGACCCGGTCCGGCTCCACGGCCACGCCGTAGGTGCGCAGGTAGTAGGCGCAGATGGCCTCGCGCAGGAGCGGCAGGCCCAGCGAATGGGTGTAGTGGGTGTGGCCGTCGCGGATGGCCTTGACGGCGGCTTCCTTGACGGGCCCCGGGGTGTCGAAGTCCGGCTCGCCGATCTGCATGTGCACGACGTGCTTGCCCTGGCGCTCCAGGGCGCAGGCCCGCTCCAGGATGTCCATGACCAGGAAGGAGGAGATTTCTTGGCAAAGGGGGTTCGGCATGGCGGCTCTCCAATTTATGACGAAAGAAGGTCAGATATTGAGAAGTAGGGGAACGGGTCAAGGAAAATGAGGGAAACCCTTGTTGCGGAGTTCCCGCAGTCAACTATTTCGGATTTGAATGTGTTGTACGAATATATGGTGATGTTTTATATTTATTTTTGAAAGTGGCGACGGCTGAACGAAGGAGTACGAATACCATCAAACATGCCGAGGTGAACCATGCTGAGGGAGAAGGCGAATGTGCGCTGGGCATCCTGTTTCGGGACACTTGCATTGGCGTGCGTGCTTGCTGGCTGCTCCATTAAGAATCATGGTGCGGTGAGTTATGTTGAAGGGAAGTTTCCCTCTCAGTCTTCCTTGGTCCAGCCTGGAGTCACCGATGCCGGGGCACTGGTGTTGCCCGGGAAAGACACCGTGTCCATCTTTCTTCGAAAAGCGTACATTAACCGCTTTCCCGAACTGGCCATAAGCCAGAAGAAAAAACGGGGGGAGATAGCCATCGTAGCCAGGGTCACGGAAATTGGTCCCGGCAGGGATGTGGACTACACGCAGCAGGCCGTCAACAACGGCCGTCTGGTTTTCTATGGAGACGACGTCCGCCAGGGACAAGTGCTCAACACGTTTTTTGCTCCGGTCTGCCTTCCCAGGAAATACGAAGGTGGGATGTTGTTGTTGCAAGTGTTCATCCTCGAACTGGACAAGACGCCTCCATGGGTCAAGCCTCTCTTGCACATGCTTGCTACAGCGGGCGCCTTGAACTCGCCCCAGGCGGCCCCGGCGTTGAAGATGCTGGATTCACTCGGAAGCACTCTCATCAGCGACAGGCACGACGACACCATCTTCACCTTCACCATGACCTTCTTGCCCGTGGGGGCGGACGAGAGACTGCATCCTCCTCTTCTGTCGGCCGGGCATTTCGCGCTGGTGCGCGATGAAAGCCGCGATCCGGCCAAGCATCTGGACAAAAAGCTGGTAGTGGACGAGGGAGGCGAGTTGGTTTGGAAGGAAAGCTTGCGGGAATACCTGGACGACAGTTTTGTGGTCTTTCAGGTGCAAAAAGGCCTGAAGGCCATGCCGGCCGATTTCAAGGACACAACCTTTGGCGACTACCTCAAGGTAGTCAAGGAAGCCTACGACGCCGAATCCAAGAAATACGCCGACTTGGTGGATGATTTGCTTGCTCAGTACGAAACGGCGCAAAACCTCAATCGTGTGAAGAACGAAATGAACGCCCTGGGGGCGGCGTCCAAGGATCAGGTGCAGGCGCGGACGCTTTGGGCCACGGACCTCGTGGACCAGACTGTCGACTTGATCGCCAAAGAAGAAGCCTGCAAGGCCGCTGCAAGCAAGGCCAAGAAAGGCGACTGTCCCTATTCGAAGCAAGTGGACCAGTTGCTATCGGGAATGAAGCGTCTGCTGGCGGGGACGGATTCCGCCACGAGCTTGAGCAGGGCAGACTTCAAGGATTCCGCCAAGGTCAAAGCCATCCGCGTGGCACTGATTGGTGCTAAAAGCCAATAGCTGAGCGGCGGGCGCGACCGGTGCAGTGTCGGGCAAATCGCGCTTGTGGTGTTTCGTGCCCGTGGGGTAGCCTCTTCCCAGGAGCTGGAGGGCCGCCCATGCACGAAGAATCACTCGGAACCGTCATCCGCGACTACCTCACGGGCGAGGAGCTCGAGGAGACCTCCTACGAGGTCTACCGCCAGGCCCTCGCCCGTTTGTTCGTGGAGGAGCGCGGCTATCCCAGGGACAGGGTAATGTCCAAGATCGGAATCCGCTTCCCCGTGGACGGCACGGAGTACACCCGCATGGTGGACCTGGCGGTTCTGGGGCCGGGCGGCGAGATCCTCATGTTGGTGGTGTTCTGTTCGGGCGAGCCGGGCAGCTACCTGCGCGAATCCCTGGCCGCTGCTCGGCTGCACGATCCCCCCGTGCCGCTTGTGCTGGCCACGGACACCAAGTCCGCCGCGCTGGCCGCAAGCGCTTCCGGGGAGGTGCTGGGCACGGGCCTGCGGGCCATCCCCCATTGCGACGATCTGGCCGCCTTGGCCGAGGCCCATCCCGCAAGGCCGCTCACGCCCGATCAGGCCGAGCGCGAGCGGCGCATCCTCTATGCCTATTCCGAGATGCTTTCCGGGGGATGCTGCCAGGGCGCATGCAGGCCAAAGGCGCGCGGCTGAGGAAAGCCGGCCCGGGGGCTTCGCACAAAGCGCTCCGGGACGTCGGCAGGGCGGCCGCCGGGGCGTGGGAGCCTGCGCTACATCCGCTTAAGCAGGCGCACGAGGAAGATGAAGACCACCGCGCCCGCCGTGGCCGTGGCGATGGCGCCCAGCAGGCCTCCGGCGATGATCCCCAGCATGCCGAACAGAAAACCGCCGACCACCGCGCCGACGATGCCCACCACGATGTCCCCGACGATGCCGAAGCCGCCGCCCTTCACCAAGACCCCGGCCAGCCAGCCGGCCACAAGCCCGATGAGAAGAAACCATACGATGGCGTTCATTGGAGGGCCCCCCGTGCGCATTCGCGCATTTTTGCAAATCACCCTAGCATGAATCCCGAGAAAAGAACGAAAAAAGCCCCACGGGGAGGGGCTTTTTCGTAATACGCTCTTGGTACGGCCGATCAGACCGCGTCGTCTCCGGTCTCGCCGGTGCGGATGCGCAGCACGTCTCCCACGGGCAGGACGAAGATCTTGCCGTCGCCGACCTCGCCGGTCTGGGCGGCGGCGCGCACGGTTTCCACAACCTGGGCGGTGCGCGCGTCGTCCACCACGATCTCGATCTTCACCTTGGGCAGGAAATCCACCTTGTATTCGGCTCCGCGGTAGACTTCCTTGTGGCCGCGCTGGCGGCCGAAGCCCTTCACGTCGGTGACGGTCATGCCCATGACGCCGATCTCGGTGAGGGCCTGTTTCACGTCCTCGAGCTTGTGGGGGCGGGTAACGACCTCGATCTTCTTCATGGGCGGGCTCCTTGGCTTATTCGCTGTAGGCGGCTTCGTTGTGCTCGGCCACGTCCAGGCCCACGCCTTCGTTGTCCGGAGTCAGGCGCAGGCCCATGAAGGCGTTGACGACCTTCAGGATCACGTAGCTCACCACGAAAGCATACCCTCCCACGACGGCGATGCCAAGGGCCTGGATGCCGAGCTGCGCGGCGTTGCCGTAGAAAAGCCCGTCCGCGCCGTTGGGATTGATCCCCTTGGTGGCCAAAAGCCCGGCCATGAGCGTGCCGATGAGGCCGCCCAGGCCGTGGATGCCCACCACGTCCAGGCTGTCGTCGAAGCGCATCTTGGATTTGAACACCACCGCCCAGTAGCAGCAGAACCCGGCGGTCAGGCCGATGAGCACCGCGGAGTTGGGGGTGACGTACCCGGCGGCCGGGGTGATGGTGGCCAGCCCTGCCACGGCGCCCGAGGCCGCGCCCAGGGTGGTGGGCCTGCCCTGGTAGAGCCATTCCACCACGGTCCACATGGCCATGCCGGCCATGCCGCCCAGGTGGGTGGACACGAAGGCCGATCCGGCCACGGCGTCGGCGGCCAGGGCGGAGCCGGCGTTGAAGCCGAACCAGCCGAACCAGAGAAGCCCGGTGCCGAGCAGCGTCATGGGCAGGTTGTGGGGGAAGAACTGGCGCTTGCCGTGGTCCTTGCGGGGGCCGACGATCATCACCGAGGCCAGGGCGGCCGCGCCGCAGGTCAGGTGCACCACGAGCCCGCCCGCGAAGTCCAGCACGCCCATCTCCTTGAGGAATCCGCCGTTGCCCCACACCCAGTGGCAGACCGGGTTGTAGACCAGCACGGTCCAGGCCAGGCTGAAAATGACAAAAGCGCTGAATTTCACTCGTTCGGCGAACGCGCCGGTGATGAGCGCGGGGGTGATGACCGCGAACATGCACTGGTAGATCATGAAGACCACATGGGGGATGGTGGGGGCGTAGTCCGCGTTGGGCGTGGCTCCGACTCCGGCCAGTCCGGCCCAGGAGAGGTTGCCGATGAAGCCGGACACGTCGGGGCCGAAGCTCATGGAGTAGCCCAGGTAGACCCACTCGATGCTTACGAGCGAGATCATGATGAAGCTCTGCATGATGGTGCCCAGCACGTTTTTGCGCCGGACCATGCCGCCATAGAACAGGGCCAGCCCCGGGGTCATGAGCAGCACCAAGGCCGCGCTGACGAGGATGAACGCGGTGTCGCCCGCCTGGATCATGGGGTTTCCTCCTGCTGCCTTTTGGCCGACGCCGAGGGGAAAGCACTGTGCGCCCGGAAAAAACGCGAGTGAGGCGTTCTTCCCGGCATCCTTTTCCCGGAGTGGACAGGGATGTCC encodes the following:
- a CDS encoding type I restriction enzyme HsdR N-terminal domain-containing protein gives rise to the protein MHEESLGTVIRDYLTGEELEETSYEVYRQALARLFVEERGYPRDRVMSKIGIRFPVDGTEYTRMVDLAVLGPGGEILMLVVFCSGEPGSYLRESLAAARLHDPPVPLVLATDTKSAALAASASGEVLGTGLRAIPHCDDLAALAEAHPARPLTPDQAERERRILYAYSEMLSGGCCQGACRPKARG
- a CDS encoding GlsB/YeaQ/YmgE family stress response membrane protein; the encoded protein is MNAIVWFLLIGLVAGWLAGVLVKGGGFGIVGDIVVGIVGAVVGGFLFGMLGIIAGGLLGAIATATAGAVVFIFLVRLLKRM
- a CDS encoding P-II family nitrogen regulator, with amino-acid sequence MKKIEVVTRPHKLEDVKQALTEIGVMGMTVTDVKGFGRQRGHKEVYRGAEYKVDFLPKVKIEIVVDDARTAQVVETVRAAAQTGEVGDGKIFVLPVGDVLRIRTGETGDDAV
- a CDS encoding ammonium transporter; the encoded protein is MIQAGDTAFILVSAALVLLMTPGLALFYGGMVRRKNVLGTIMQSFIMISLVSIEWVYLGYSMSFGPDVSGFIGNLSWAGLAGVGATPNADYAPTIPHVVFMIYQCMFAVITPALITGAFAERVKFSAFVIFSLAWTVLVYNPVCHWVWGNGGFLKEMGVLDFAGGLVVHLTCGAAALASVMIVGPRKDHGKRQFFPHNLPMTLLGTGLLWFGWFGFNAGSALAADAVAGSAFVSTHLGGMAGMAMWTVVEWLYQGRPTTLGAASGAVAGLATITPAAGYVTPNSAVLIGLTAGFCCYWAVVFKSKMRFDDSLDVVGIHGLGGLIGTLMAGLLATKGINPNGADGLFYGNAAQLGIQALGIAVVGGYAFVVSYVILKVVNAFMGLRLTPDNEGVGLDVAEHNEAAYSE